tgacacagcggccagagaggcagaagaacagcacatcaagaaggccctgagtaaatgtggttatcccagctggacttttgtcaaagctgggaaggcgccaaaagaaagctccagccgatccaggagagaaggacaaccgctgcctgtgcgaaaacctgtagtgatcccgtacGTGTCAGGAGTAACAGAGTAAcataggctgtatcccaattcaggctctgcagccttaaagtacgcagcctcaacggtcctcaagggccgcgtactcaaagaccgctaaggccagaagtgcgaggcttgtgaaatgggacggtctagcctccgtcgcgctgcccaggttgcctagcaaacATGATAGCAGGAAACGTGTGGTTGAcataaatgaaggagaacatattttgttcatttgtttgtttgtttctacacgagctttgtgtgatttaataagtatctgaggctgagaccacaggactgtaaaacatggttgttgggcttcatatctgtactgaacagtcattttaagattaactagtaaataacaattacattatgttgttcatgagactaaagtcagtgtaaatatgatatgtccaatattatagttattatattaatcattattagttattacagcagtgagtttgaagtctcaaatcaaatcacttttattgtcacatcacatatgcaggtacagcacatgtgagtgaaattcatgtgagtgaactctgtgtcaaatactgagctccagtaaagattcaagttggagttatttatatttcctatcaccttaaaccttcactcaaagacaagtatctttgacagtgtatatataggtgtattatatataagagacaaatattgttcgtttaatttgttggcattactaaatttggctcaatgcttatatatatgtgtaaaaagtaaatgtatgagctgtgaaaactgtttctgataaaatgaagagtagactgatatatgaaatattcctttattgggtgagaaaatcagaccatgtcataactgctgtaagtcatacagaatagatatcagagccttaaacaggctgacttctgctaaatgggtcaaactcggcagaaagtatacaaacacataacatccttatagaatatgatgtaacactatagatcaacttacctcagaatatgtaaagcatataaacaattacagcaatatgatgcaacaaacacagcagtactactaatccaaaatactcaaagcttcatagaactgaaacaaacatttatttttagctccattctgctgctgatacatactttaggtttctgaatattaaacttgttgctgcctttcatagtgtgtaacttgaaggccctgagtactttctcccacactgaaaacactgggatgataaaattatttgaacattacctaataagactgattcaggacagacaattagttatgttaaacttttctagcagtccttcacaaacagggaacagtctgtctattctctccatctctcagctgctgctggctcttcctcctcctcttcctcacacactgctgagtttgtcctggtggatcatcaggggtgcaaagcctcacagatgatgtgcagcagtgggtccttcagtctgtcctcactctggacacttgcagttgtcacacatggaaatcaaatgtgtgataagctgcaggattcaaacacaagtgtaacttataaatacatgttcatacttttattccacaatcagagagaaagaaacagagagagagtgcaggacagacagacaggttacagtctcaggtgtatacactgctacaaaacagcacaagagaaggaggatttagtgtttgtgttattacgagtgctaaacaagaagagttcccagatggtccagtggacacatgtgtgactcctgtgattaaagcatctttctttcagcttaacgagtgaaccgtcagctcgttcaaacacacgttaaagtccgtttggctcgacaccaccgaacagaggcagcaatataacatagctaacattaacagtgcagtgaatcctgcttgtgccgtgatattcaggactgcaaaccgagcagcatcactgactttcagcttgttgtgtttgtggatatatgactgactttaattatccatgaaatcgtcacattctctgtaagattaaggtcgactattaaACGGCGTATATTTGAAAGGCTTTAAAATCAagttaacgctgaaagtacaaacatcgctaatgtcacataactttgccgacatgtggccaacagtaatgttttaatgttctccattattcaacatttgcacataaataagtgacatattattcagtacttacctttaacagtttactcttcggcggCTCCGCTTCTGCTgtctgcggcaaaattatccatgccgactgccgcgctatgaattgtgggatactcccactgggtttaaatctgggactctcggccatttgatcttagaactgaagaagcttctcggatgagaggtgaaacgtcttcaagcaacttaaagaagtccagacgcttttctttgcaaactcctttgactacgatgacctggatgactgagaaccttcacagacaattgtgggatatgttgggccacgaagtctacaccgccacgtccttaaaattcagggaaatgaaggacgcatcagagccgcatttcgagcagcctttgaatttggacagcctttggcgcgtcgctgtgacgtaatcggccttaaaatgcggcctttaaggctgcagaccctgaattgggatacagccatagTGTacactgttaagtgccaggaggattaccaggatttatacatcggggaaaccaaacaacctttggcgaagcagatggcacaacacagaagagctacctcgtcaggccaggactctgcagtctatttacacctacaggccagtggacactctttcaatgaggatgtacacatcctggacagggaggaacgctgatTTGAGcacggagtcaaggaggccatttacacgaaaagggaaagaccatctctgaatggaggagggggcctaagggtacatctttcgccatcttacaatgctgtgattgcagccattccccaactctctgtgaatggtactcatggccattgatcagtgggttttggtcatgCGAATGAGAATTTGCCATGACCATAGactctaaggagcttggaaagaaaagtgtctggactcctttaagttgcttgaagacaccGCTCATGtgagaagcttcttcatttttttttcctgtcccttttggttctttagccatcaaaattattgtctgaaggccaaggaATATGCCCAGTGGATTTACATTACCAAGTTGATCGTTTGTCTgcgtgagcacccgtgtgtacacctgtgtgcacacctgtatGCATGAGCGCACTTGTATTGTAAAGGTTTCACCATGTAACAATCTGCTATAGGGTGTGAGAAGCCATAGCctcgtcccccagggcatgaagcaggcatggaggagatccaagccccagacatccagaggccccagagcaCTTTTTCaattctaaggtcaaatggtgtagtcccagatttaagccttatgggagtgtcccccaaggGGACATGGACCCCTCTAAAGAGCCTCTACcgaatcacatgagccaaggtgtgaaaacgggtatAGATCACAATCAGCTAAGGTTGCATGTGAACCTGCTGTGAAACCTAGCTCCACCCATATAATTTCCTGAGGTCTaaaggcccaggatgtgagtgggtgttaaggcaTTTGGgaaaggatctcaaaactggattatagctggcagacagttggtgtcataaatcaccgcctctgttcaaaggtggttgttcacagtggacatagatggttctttcattcctctttcaaCCCATCTGTCTACTCTGtctaaaatgtgaacattggtaTCCTCTAAAGAGTGACCattatcctttagatgcagatggaccgcCAAGTCTTTCCCAGCTCCTTAGATgtcttgaggtgacttttgctgtgatttggcgctatataaataaaattgaattgaattgaattgaatgtcttcaagcaacttaaagaagtccagacacttttctttccaagctccttagactacgatgacctggatgactaagAACCTTCACGGACATACCCCAGAACAACacaaagaactgcaggcttcaCTTGCCTCAGTTTAGGTCAGTATTCATGACTCCACCATAAGGAAGAGATGGCCTGCATGGCAGAGTTAGATAAGGCAAAATAGATAAGATAACATTTTGATGATTCCCAAAGGCTTGGGAAAGTACTCTGTTAACTGACAAGATGAAAGTGGAATTTTCTAGAAGGTGTGTGTCCCATTACATCTAGCTTAAAAGTAACGGATCATTTCAGAAAAGGAACATCATACCAAAAGTAAAATATCGTGGTGATAGGGAGATCAATTGGGGATTTTAATGCTCGAAGAACACttcatgaaaataaacacttacAAAAATCTCAAATGTAAAACTAGGAACTGAACACTGGAAAGACTTGACACTGACCTAAacctagaataataataatcaaaacagCACAACTAAAGAATCAGAACATGAAtcataatacagaaaaataccaaaatacaagaaactgaaaatgctgggtcaaaatgactcaGACAggaagacttgctgtggtaaatggaacCATGGAATTTGCTGCCTACCAAAACACCCTGAAGGAgaattgtcatggtcctgggtcagtgacccagtgtttttggtcgttgtacttttacttttgatagTTTTATGTATTATGACTGTTGTGGTTTGGTTTCCCAGGGTTTAgttgtgttccctctgttggTGTTATCCCTGCCTGTGTGTCCCCTTTTGTGTAGTAAGGTCTCTGTGTTTAGTTCGCATTTcttagtctgtgtctttgcatgTATGTGTTCCTGTGTTACTTTGAAGGTCCCTGTCTGATGTCAGTGCGTTCTGTTTACGTTCCCCTGCCTTGTCAGCTGTGATGtcttccaggtgtgttcccctcctgtttcccatcccttgattcctggtgtgtgtatttagaatagaatagctttttattgtcactgttacaagaacagtgaaaggcagtttggcatctctccatgtgtgtggagtacacaatagcgtaagtatttacacaatgacaaatttacatttacacaagaaagatatgtacaagttatacatacacctgcaaacatacacgcacatacatacatatatgtatatatacatatctgcatccgtacatgcatacacacacatatttccacatacacgcttacatctatatacatacacatacatgccatctaactagcaggtgcattgagaggtgcagtgtgatcagtgatattgcacattgagggggggggggggtgctgttggaactatactaaataatgttataataaatacagtttaaagtggtaagggtgttgtttgcattgaagtataaacagaaatacgatttataaataaggtgtaatgtccatgagtgttggcagtgcagttatcctccaatcagggtggaggtagggcatgtttgacagcctgtgggtaaaaacttctgttgagtctgtttgtcttcgacctgatggacctgtaccgtttaccagagggaaggggggaaaaaagtgagtgtccagggtgcgaggggtctttaacgatgatgctggctttctgctgaagtctgccagtatagatgtctctgaggggagttagtgaagtgccgattgcccgctctgctgccctcaccacccgctgcagtttcctcttgtcctccgcagtgcagcagttgaaccagagtgtgcagcagtaagtcagaaggctctcaatggtggagcggtagaagtttactagtAGTCTTTGGGGTAACtgggcctgacgtagtttcctgaggaagtacagcctttgttgtgctttccctacctggtgggagatgtttgtggaccaggtaaggtcgaccgagatgtggactccgaggaacttaaagctttctacccgttctacctcctccccatcaatgtagagggtagagtgctcagatcgctttgttcttctgaagtcgattaccatctccttggtcttggctgtgttcagatgcaggttgttgtcgtcacaccattgcttcagatgctgaacctcctctctgtaggctgaatcatcgttgttgtcgatcagtcctatgacagtggtgtcatcagcaaattttataatggtgttactggtgtggattggtgaacagtcatgggtgaaaagtgagtataagaggggactgaggacacacccctgtgggacacccacattcagaatgagggtggaggaggtgtgctctcccattcttacgttctggggtctgttgctcaggaagtccagtatccagctgcacagtgagctgctgagtcctaagttgcttagtttattaaccagtttgtggggttgaactgtattgaaggcagagctgaagtccacaaatagcattctcacataggtgttactacagtccaggtgtgtgagggctgtgtgaagagctgttattatggcatcctctgtcgacctgtttgccctgtatgcaaactggtgtggatcgaggtttgcagggatggcagctttaatgtgtgacatgatgagctgttcgaaacatttggcaattatgggtgttaaagcaactggacgatagtcattcaagcagctcactgtgttcttcttgggcactggaacgatggtggctgacttaaggcaggatggtactacagactgtagcagtgagaggttgaagatggtggtgaaaacctctgctagttggtctgcacatgctttaagcacTCTACCGGCTACACCGtcaggaccagctgctttcctcacgttgactctgcgcagtgtggctctgacctggtgctgctccagctggatgggAGCGTCGTCCCTCTCTGTGATGGCAGGATGGGTGACGGTGTCCCTGTTTTCTtggtcaaagcgggcgaagaaatggTTTAGGGTGTCAGGTAGGGTGATGTCATATAGTGTGTGGTACCtcgtcctcgttgctggttcATCTGCGTCTCTCTGTCCGTCGTTCTGTGTATTTCCCAGTGCCTCCCTGCATCTCTGTTTCAAGTTAGTTTctgttagtttttcccagtttagattTTCTTAGTTTCATGTTCAACCTCGCCATCTCTGTTGTATCCACATTTGGTTAATAAACTCACTTGCACCAGAGCtgctgcatcttgggtcctaaATAATTCACACACAGCTTGTGACAAGAATGTTGTAACAGTCACAATTGTGTGGTGTCTCTTTAAGACACCATAAGGTATGAGTTAGTGATGTCGCAAGTATGCGCCACTGCCCTCTGTGGAGTATGAGAGCAATGTGCTTGCACGTGAGTGTATGGACCGAGATGGACCTTATATCTTTTACCTTTCTAACAATTTGCATTGTTATGGGTTGTAGGGACACTGTGCTTCATGTATGATAAGCAGCAGCCGTTCAACCGGGCCTTGTAAGGTTGATGAAGAGAGTGTGCAATAAAGGACAAGTACTGTGGAATTCCCTGTACCAGTGCGGTCATCAGTTTTTCTGACAGTCCTGCTAAGTATTTCTACCGCCTCCTCTCAACTACTGAGTACAACCCACGTTCCAATGTCCAGCCATCTGTTTgtgacctcaagctgaagcgcacttgggttctgcagcaggacaatggtCCAAAAAACACCATCTCTTAATGCCTtgagaaaacaaaccaaagactttggagtggcactaataaaaccaaggagctggtggtagacttccgcaggcacaaacatcctccaatgccagctctgttctaggatgccctctggacccagtggaggtggtgagtgataggagaatggtggctaagctgtcatccctgttggacaacatctcccaccccatgcaggagactttGACAGTACTGAGCAGCTctttcagtggcaggctgcggcaccctcAATGtcggacggagagatttcgcaggtcttacCTCCCTACTGCTGTCTTGCTggtggcaagctacattgtagccacagctgccctggggcacactgacagaggcgaggctgccggacactggcgccaccgggccctctgaccaccaccagtaggcaacgtgtgaagtgtcttgcccaaggacacaacgacagAGACTGcagcaaccttctgatcacaagacaaactgccaactcttgagccacgatcgccccgatcacaaagacttttgcagctgatcaaacacacacaaacccacacatgtgcaataagactaagtgcaatactctttttatgacaaagttgtatttttactcagttgtatatagcatttgtattctatttttatcctattgtatatattatttgatttgattctattgtatatagtattttattctattctattctattctattctgtacagttgtgtacagtatctttATTTATGTTCTTATTGTATTCCAGTGTTCtctaatttttgctatataactttgcactgtccactttctgctgtgacaaaacaaatttcccacgtgtgggactaataaaagttatcttatcttatcgtatcgtatcttatcttatcttatctcaaAACCCTCCAATTACTCCTGAATTACagcaattctgcaaagatgggtgggccaaaattcctccaacACGCTTGATTGGAATTTGATTTTTTGCCCCCTAATAATAAAGCCCTTCATTatgaaactttattttgttttcttgtgtaaTCTTTGTCtgatattttaatttgtttgatgGTCTGAAACATTTAGGTGTGACAaatataccaaaaaaaaaaaaggaattcagGAAGGAGGCAAACATTTTTTCACACCATTGTCCATTACAGATACTAAAATTGGTCTGTGAACCCTTATGGAGCAAATGTACATAGGGCTCAATATGTGGAAGGAGGGACCTTTTTTAATGAAGAGAACATGTTGGGAGGAGTAAAAGAACAAGATAAACCTAATCAGCTCACCTCctgtgatgatgatggaggGGGTTGAATTCTGCTTTCCACATCTGCTCAACTCCTCTTGCAGAAAGGCTCTGCGTCCTGTCTCAGTTTCCATGCTCATTTACATGATAATATCTTCTATCTCTGTGCTCACTGCAACTCTTAACCTGCTGGTCATCGTCTCCATCTCCCACTTCAAGTAGCCACATATTttgtaaagttaaaagattaatagctgtttttaaggaaaaacttcaaaacaaaacaactatgaatttatgctgcaaataagtgctttctttcttatttCTCTAGGCAGCTCCATACTCCCACcaacttcctcctcctctctctggctGTCTCCGATTTCTTTGTGGGTCTCTATTTGCTCTTTTACATAATGTTTATAGACGGCTGCTGGTATTTTGGTGAATTCATGTGTATTCTGTATTATGTTATTGGCACAATTAACACCTCTTCCTCAATAGGAACCATGGTACTGATATCAGTTGACCGTTATGTGGCCATTTGTGATCCTCTGCATTATCCCATCAAAGTCACTGCAAAAAGAGTTCAGACCTGTGTTTCACTGTGTTGGAGCTTTTCTGCCCTTGCTGGTAGTTACCTCTTAAAGGACAACTTGAAACAGCAAAGCAGGTTTAATTCTTGTGTGGGAGAGTGTGTTGTCCATATTAACTTTATTGAATATGTTGCAGATCTTGCTTTGAACTTCCTACTTCCTATTACTGTCATTATAGTTCTGTATTTGAGAATATTTGTAGTGGTTGTGTCTCAGGTTCGGGCCATGCGGTCTCATACTGCAGGTGTCACATACCAGTGTTCAAGGAAGGGAAATCCAAA
This DNA window, taken from Oreochromis niloticus isolate F11D_XX linkage group LG16, O_niloticus_UMD_NMBU, whole genome shotgun sequence, encodes the following:
- the LOC100690607 gene encoding trace amine-associated receptor 13c-like, which codes for MTQTGRLAVVNGTMEFAAYQNTLKENCHGPGKALRPVSVSMLIYMIISSISVLTATLNLLVIVSISHFKQLHTPTNFLLLSLAVSDFFVGLYLLFYIMFIDGCWYFGEFMCILYYVIGTINTSSSIGTMVLISVDRYVAICDPLHYPIKVTAKRVQTCVSLCWSFSALAGSYLLKDNLKQQSRFNSCVGECVVHINFIEYVADLALNFLLPITVIIVLYLRIFVVVVSQVRAMRSHTAGVTYQCSRKGNPKKSEMKAARTLGIVVIAFLSCTLPFYCVTLTGQNAFLNGSSSAFVLCLFYFNSCLNPIVYALFYPWFRKSIKFIVTFQILKSGSRNANIVKVTE